One Pseudomonadota bacterium genomic window carries:
- a CDS encoding type II secretion system F family protein has translation MDLYQYKAVDTNGRVNKGRLDALNPIDLEVRLARLGLELVNCKEVQATRFSAGAGIKRKDLITFCLHLEQLLEAGVPMLDALTDLRDTLDHRRFQEITSAMIESIQGGKNLSEAMRDFPYVFSAVFVNLIKAGETTGQLTHVLRKVIENLKWQDEQAAYTKRLFMYPAFVAVITLGALVFLMIMVVPELLKFVQTMGQELPLHTRVLIFTSNAVVEFWYVFVSVPVLIISCILIAIERSPAFHVAFDAAVLRIPLFGQIIKKLILTRIASYFALMYAAGITVLECLKVAEEIAGNKAIEEALRSAARHISDGAGLSNSFAATGLFPALVVRMLRVGENTGGLETALQNVSYFYTRDVRESIERLQTIIQPAMTLVLGVLLGWVALSVLGPIYDLITKIQF, from the coding sequence ATGGATCTCTACCAATATAAAGCCGTCGATACCAACGGCCGGGTAAATAAAGGGCGGCTCGATGCGCTCAACCCGATCGATCTGGAAGTGCGCCTCGCCCGCCTCGGATTGGAGCTGGTCAATTGCAAGGAGGTTCAAGCCACTCGTTTTTCGGCGGGCGCGGGTATCAAACGCAAGGACTTGATTACGTTCTGTCTCCACCTCGAACAACTCCTGGAGGCGGGTGTACCGATGCTCGATGCCTTGACGGATTTGCGCGATACGCTCGATCACCGCCGGTTTCAGGAAATCACCTCGGCCATGATCGAGTCCATACAAGGAGGCAAGAATCTCTCGGAAGCCATGCGGGATTTTCCTTACGTGTTTAGCGCGGTGTTCGTCAATCTCATCAAGGCCGGCGAGACCACGGGCCAGCTCACCCATGTCCTACGGAAGGTCATCGAAAATCTCAAGTGGCAGGACGAACAAGCGGCCTATACCAAGCGACTTTTCATGTACCCGGCGTTTGTCGCCGTGATCACGCTGGGGGCTTTGGTATTTTTGATGATTATGGTAGTCCCCGAACTGCTAAAATTCGTTCAGACAATGGGACAGGAGCTACCGCTGCACACGCGGGTGCTGATCTTTACCTCCAATGCCGTGGTCGAGTTTTGGTACGTATTCGTCTCGGTACCTGTACTTATAATCAGTTGTATCCTGATCGCGATTGAGCGCAGTCCGGCGTTTCATGTCGCCTTCGATGCCGCCGTGCTCCGTATTCCCTTGTTCGGGCAGATCATCAAGAAACTTATACTGACGCGCATAGCCAGTTACTTTGCCCTCATGTATGCTGCCGGAATCACGGTGCTGGAGTGTTTGAAAGTGGCCGAGGAGATCGCCGGAAACAAAGCCATCGAAGAGGCGCTTCGGAGCGCCGCCCGTCACATCAGCGACGGCGCCGGCCTAAGCAACAGTTTTGCGGCCACCGGTTTGTTTCCGGCCTTGGTAGTGCGGATGCTCCGGGTGGGCGAGAATACCGGGGGGCTCGAGACCGCGTTGCAAAACGTAAGCTATTTTTATACGCGCGACGTACGGGAGTCGATCGAACGCCTGCAGACCATCATACAGCCGGCGATGACGCTGGTGCTCGGAGTGCTTTTAGGCTGGGTAGCCTTATCGGTACTGGGCCCGATCTATGATCTCATCACTAAGATCCAGTTTTAG
- the tadA gene encoding Flp pilus assembly complex ATPase component TadA translates to MNLTKEPPRHIGELLVLKGVVSADQVRIALTEQKKRKEHLGKILVRLGFATEAVIRDVVGGALGQQSTDLSNVVVESEAIKLLPKEMARRYRVLPLTYDIPRNRLTVAMADTFNVVALDQLNALLGGDVDIVPLLAGENEVDKAIDQFYGFELSVDGIIQEIETGEIDYDSLDPESEAYSQPIVRLVNALLSDAVKRGASDIHFEPELGFLRFRYRIDGVLRQVRSLHKNYWSAIAVRLKVMADLDIAETRAPQDGRISLTLSGRPIDFRVSSMPTVHGENIVLRVLDRQKGLVPLEELGLGPDLLNVLRMMVARPEGIILITGPTGSGKTTTLYSLLNHLNTESSNIMTLEDPVEYPMVLIRQTSVNESVRLDFATGVRSMLRQDPDIILVGEIRDEDTASMTFRAAMTGHQVYSTLHTNSSIGAVPRLLDLGIRPDIMAGNIIGIMAQRLVRKLCAKCKQPYSPTDVERRLIGSQGATPLIYRASGCGYCEQQGYKGRTAIMEVLKFDADLDDLVARGATMRDIARCAMDRGFKPLAEAGIARIVDGTTSLDEVSRVVDLTERV, encoded by the coding sequence GTGAATCTCACCAAGGAGCCGCCGCGCCACATCGGGGAACTGCTGGTACTTAAGGGGGTTGTCAGCGCGGATCAAGTAAGGATTGCGTTAACGGAGCAGAAAAAGCGCAAGGAGCACCTCGGCAAAATTCTAGTCCGTCTCGGTTTCGCCACCGAGGCCGTCATCCGCGATGTCGTGGGCGGCGCGCTCGGTCAGCAGAGCACGGATCTCTCCAATGTCGTCGTGGAAAGCGAAGCCATCAAGCTCCTTCCCAAGGAAATGGCCCGGCGTTACCGCGTTCTTCCCCTCACCTACGATATCCCCCGGAACCGTTTGACCGTGGCGATGGCGGACACCTTTAATGTCGTCGCTCTGGACCAATTGAATGCACTGCTAGGCGGCGATGTCGACATCGTCCCGCTATTGGCGGGCGAAAACGAAGTCGATAAGGCCATCGATCAATTCTATGGTTTCGAGCTATCCGTCGATGGCATCATACAGGAGATCGAAACCGGGGAAATCGACTACGACAGCCTCGACCCGGAAAGCGAGGCTTACAGTCAACCGATCGTGCGCTTGGTCAACGCGCTGCTCTCGGATGCGGTCAAGCGCGGCGCTTCCGACATCCACTTCGAGCCCGAGCTAGGGTTTTTACGCTTCCGTTACCGTATCGACGGGGTATTACGCCAGGTGAGGAGTCTGCACAAAAACTATTGGTCCGCTATCGCCGTGCGCCTCAAGGTGATGGCGGACCTGGATATCGCGGAAACGCGCGCCCCCCAGGACGGCCGCATCTCCTTGACCTTATCCGGCCGGCCCATCGATTTTCGGGTCTCCTCGATGCCCACGGTCCACGGCGAGAACATCGTGTTGCGAGTCCTCGACCGTCAGAAGGGCCTCGTTCCCTTGGAGGAGCTCGGACTGGGGCCGGACCTGTTGAACGTCCTGCGTATGATGGTGGCGCGCCCTGAAGGCATTATACTCATCACGGGACCGACCGGGAGCGGGAAAACCACAACGCTCTATTCGTTGCTGAATCACCTCAATACCGAATCCTCCAATATCATGACCTTGGAGGACCCGGTGGAATACCCCATGGTTTTGATTCGCCAAACCTCGGTGAACGAATCGGTGCGGCTCGATTTCGCGACCGGGGTACGGTCGATGCTGCGGCAAGACCCGGACATTATTCTGGTCGGGGAGATCCGCGACGAGGATACGGCCTCCATGACCTTTCGCGCGGCCATGACCGGCCACCAGGTGTATTCGACCTTGCACACAAATTCATCGATCGGGGCCGTACCGAGGCTCCTCGACCTTGGGATCCGGCCCGATATCATGGCCGGCAACATCATCGGTATCATGGCGCAGCGCTTGGTGCGTAAACTTTGCGCCAAATGTAAGCAGCCATACTCCCCCACCGATGTCGAGCGCCGCTTAATCGGATCGCAAGGAGCAACGCCCCTAATCTACCGCGCGAGCGGTTGCGGCTACTGCGAGCAGCAGGGGTATAAGGGCCGAACGGCCATCATGGAGGTCCTGAAATTCGATGCGGACTTGGATGATCTCGTGGCCCGGGGAGCGACCATGCGCGACATCGCCCGGTGCGCGATGGACCGCGGCTTCAAGCCGCTGGCCGAGGCGGGGATCGCCCGCATCGTCGATGGTACGACGAGCCTGGACGAGGTGTCGCGCGTGGTTGACCTGACCGAACGCGTTTAG
- a CDS encoding tetratricopeptide repeat protein has product MSLLMDALKKAEQDKKKAAEDLQANLAAGGVAGAGTHDEPGLEFPVADAGAEPAGDTSQDERIPAGEASDLTLAGDPMNLSLDSSLPLSGSSPSISGNVPPPAYDKEATLPSQRAINASLKDYFDSSQSLDRSRPKPGLSTSGSFRTGDTIARVSADTVFTATQRTPITSRVGLGLVVILVLSASLGALWFWGEIEQGSAGAGGINPPQTAMSASGPERQAPPAGPVSTPARVSDSANPTPPISATPTEEAIGGLAEPTQERDSRPEEAQAGLQEPLARSATTPQQQPEPPPIRAGLPASVAGMVAEPSAIKITKSRRSDLVDPDITGAYRAYQGGDYRRAEHLYRTVLSRQPEQRDALLGMAAVAARHGQTEQAQRYYGRLLQINPRDSVAHAALSGLQGAAGRELSESKLKLLLDETPQAGQIHFSLGNLYARQGRWAEAQEAYFKAFGAESRNPDYVFNLAVSLDRMGQAKPAVGYYRQALVLADRRLVNFNTSQVLSRIRTLSHPPSSD; this is encoded by the coding sequence ATGAGCCTACTGATGGATGCCTTGAAAAAGGCCGAGCAAGACAAAAAGAAGGCGGCGGAGGATTTACAAGCGAACCTGGCCGCTGGCGGGGTAGCCGGAGCCGGCACGCACGATGAGCCAGGCCTCGAGTTTCCCGTTGCCGATGCAGGTGCCGAGCCGGCCGGCGACACGAGTCAGGATGAGCGGATACCGGCAGGCGAGGCGTCCGATTTAACCTTAGCGGGCGACCCAATGAACCTTTCGCTAGATAGTAGCTTGCCTCTTTCGGGATCATCGCCAAGCATCTCCGGAAACGTCCCCCCGCCCGCTTATGACAAAGAAGCCACTCTGCCGTCGCAACGGGCTATCAATGCGTCGCTCAAGGACTATTTTGACTCCTCGCAGAGTCTCGACCGTTCGCGTCCGAAACCGGGCTTATCTACGAGCGGCTCGTTCCGGACGGGTGACACGATCGCCCGGGTTTCCGCGGATACCGTATTCACAGCGACCCAGCGTACGCCGATTACGAGCAGGGTCGGCCTAGGCCTTGTGGTGATTTTAGTGCTGAGCGCGTCATTAGGCGCGCTGTGGTTCTGGGGCGAGATCGAGCAAGGCAGCGCGGGTGCTGGCGGCATTAACCCGCCCCAAACCGCAATGAGCGCGTCCGGACCTGAGCGGCAGGCTCCGCCCGCGGGGCCGGTGTCTACCCCGGCCAGGGTGAGCGACAGTGCCAACCCTACTCCCCCGATCTCAGCCACTCCGACCGAGGAGGCCATCGGCGGGTTGGCCGAGCCGACGCAGGAACGAGATTCGCGGCCTGAAGAAGCCCAAGCAGGCTTACAGGAACCACTGGCTCGTTCCGCAACGACGCCGCAGCAGCAGCCTGAACCACCACCAATACGAGCGGGCTTACCGGCCAGCGTGGCGGGAATGGTTGCCGAACCGAGTGCGATCAAGATCACCAAGAGCCGCCGCAGTGATCTGGTCGATCCCGATATCACCGGCGCCTATCGGGCCTACCAGGGCGGCGACTACCGCCGCGCCGAACACCTCTATCGGACCGTGCTGAGCCGCCAACCCGAACAACGCGATGCGTTGTTGGGAATGGCCGCGGTCGCCGCGCGTCATGGCCAAACCGAGCAAGCCCAGCGCTATTACGGACGGCTACTTCAGATCAACCCGCGCGATAGCGTGGCGCATGCCGCGCTTTCCGGCCTGCAAGGGGCGGCCGGCCGCGAGCTTAGCGAGTCAAAGCTCAAGCTCTTGCTCGACGAGACCCCCCAGGCGGGACAAATCCATTTCAGCCTGGGCAACCTTTATGCCCGGCAGGGACGCTGGGCCGAAGCCCAGGAAGCCTACTTCAAAGCCTTTGGCGCCGAATCCCGGAATCCCGATTACGTATTCAATCTCGCGGTCAGCCTGGACCGGATGGGCCAGGCCAAGCCGGCCGTCGGTTATTACCGCCAGGCGCTGGTTCTGGCCGACAGACGATTGGTTAACTTCAATACCTCCCAAGTCCTCTCCAGAATACGGACCCTGTCTCATCCGCCAAGCAGTGACTGA